The Syntrophorhabdaceae bacterium region GCGCGCAAGGCACATGCGGGGTCTGGGAAGAGAGGGCGGCGATAAAGGGTAAGACCCTTGAGGTTAACCAGATGGGAGAATCATACAAAGGGATCGTCGAAGGGATCGACCGTGATGGGGCAATGCTCCTTAACATGGACGGCGAGGTAAAAAAGATTATTGCAGGAGATGTGAGCTTCTAATGCTGCTTGTTATTGACATCGGTAATACCAATATCGTCTTTGGCGTATATGATAACGGCACCCTCGTCAACCACTGGAGGTTGAGCACCGCCCTTCAGAAGACCGTCGATGAGTACGCGATCCTTCTCAACAGCCTCCTCTACATCGAGAAGATAAAACTGAGCCAGATAGACAGCGCCATTGTTTCCTGCGTCGTACCGCCGCTTCTGATCCCCTTTGAGATCGTCTGCAGGAAATATATCGGGATAAGACCGATTATCATTGAGCCAGGCATAAAAACAGGGATGCCCATTTCATACGAGAACCCCTCTGAGCTCGGAGCGGACCGGATCGTCAATGCCGTAGCGGGATACGAAAAGTATAAGAAGGCGCTTATTATCGTAGACTTCGGCACTGCGACAACCTTCGACTATATAACCTCAAAGGGTGAATACGCCGGCGGCT contains the following coding sequences:
- a CDS encoding type III pantothenate kinase, with the translated sequence MLLVIDIGNTNIVFGVYDNGTLVNHWRLSTALQKTVDEYAILLNSLLYIEKIKLSQIDSAIVSCVVPPLLIPFEIVCRKYIGIRPIIIEPGIKTGMPISYENPSELGADRIVNAVAGYEKYKKALIIVDFGTATTFDYITSKGEYAGGSIAPGIMISLEALFERASKLPRVELVQPKTLVGKNTVHAMQAGITYGYISLVDGIVRRIKDEVKTDPYVIATGGLASLIYKGSETIDEVDEFLTLRGLKILYEKNKEHHKFK